The following is a genomic window from Aedes aegypti strain LVP_AGWG unplaced genomic scaffold, AaegL5.0 Primary Assembly AGWG_AaegL5_hic_scaff_894_895_PBJ_arrow, whole genome shotgun sequence.
CGAGAAagaaacgcgtttaaagattttatcacatttatgcctcgtattgaccaggtttGTGATAAATGCAAACAAAATCttcacaatagtataaagaatagcgtgttcattagaatcaagagtttgtattatgagaaaaaagtaaattttgttacagtgaaacctccatgagtcgacatTGAAGGGACCAACgattcatggaaatatcgagtcatggaacagcaatcctttggaaagctgtttcaagggaccatcatagtaaccatgaaattttgtttctagtatggttctatgagtcgatatcgagtcatggaacatcgactcatggaggtatcactgtatcaaactcaaagtgggactgttatgcctacaTATACAGGGttcttgatgaatttctacacataacagtcccattgaTAGTAGTGATTAATTATGTGCtgagcatactgctgtagatgaccatGGTAACTCatagattgtaccgaatatATAGGATGTATATCCTCATCTATATAAGTGCATCTTACTTCCTAGTGTGGAATAATTTCAATGAGAAGAACCCTCCATTTCAAAGTAAACAAAAGAGGTGTTCACGTTGTTCTTTACTCTAGAAAATTACAATCATGTATGCTATCAGTCTAGATGAATCTTTTTATTCTTATGAGGTATAAGGCTAAACAGCCTCAATAGAGTTTAAAGTACacataaaagaaaacaaataaaattatacCTTCCGTAAGGTAAGGCAAACGAATTACAGCTGCTGCTGCTCCTTAATTTTTCTGTAGAGTAGAGTGGTCATTTCATAGATGGCATCTTCAGCAACGTCTGGCGACAGCCTCTGCAGCATGCGGTCGATATTGGCCAACGCTGTTTGGAACACGAGCGGACTGTCTTCCAGCGTTTTGGAATAGTCAATTAGACTTGTAATGTTACTCGCAAGAACGCTGAGGGAATCATCTTCCTTGCTGGGCTTCTTGTTTTCCGAACGTGGCGATTGCTAAAAAAATAAGAATGGATCAGTTCAACGAAAGATGACACTGTTGAATGAATCATTGAAGAAAACGCTGCAGACAAGCAGACGTAACACTATGGACCATTTATTTAACGAGCAACTCGATTTCGCTATGTTACGAACCTCACAACTAGAGGCGCGTATTGTTTTTCTTCGTTTGCACTAGCTTTTTCTGCAGCTCTTGTTGCACAAAAAAGTGTTTCGTTCTCACCAGATGATGACGGTGTGAAATGGAtgatgaattttgaagaaaattgttctaagtgttatgtctgtttgtgtgtgatatcacagacaaacatacgtaaCAGATAGAACAATTATGATTTTAAAACATTGTTACGTGAACATTTATGCCTAATGCTAAAAATGCTTTatttggccaaccgcgaactagGCGGCGGTTGTGAGCAAACGTCTAAGGGcgcggccagggtagacgcgaaacgaaacgaaaattgcacgggaaggaataacaattattaataatgaaatgtcaaactccaaagAATTTCcgcgtcgcttcgcgtgacgcgtctaccctggtCGACACCTAACTCGAACGAAAGCGATGCGAGCACCACGGGTGGCCAGTCGGCCAACTACCtaatattagaattgggcgctattctgctgtgcGATGGAAATAtctagagtgttacgtctgtttgtctgtggcaatATAATCAGTGTTGTCCTTTCGTAAAATGGGAtatacactcagaaacacgggtagtcacaaaatgactaaattttagtaatttatgactgttttctatctgcctctctttcatcctGGAGGGAAATTTATTCCTATTTATCAATTCgtctgggttgaagcatcgctaagcttcaacccagacgaaatgacatttagtgtagaaattcacagcagaTTGGAAGAGAGGCATAtataaaatagtcattaatgcataaactttagtaattctgtgactatttttatttctgagtgtatgGTATTTATACACTCAAGATAAACTTCCTATTTGGTTCACCTTAACATGGTAGGCACCTTCATGGATTTCTGAAAGGAACATGGTGTGTTGCACAAGTGTTTTTTTAATGCCAAGTGAAAGAAGATTTATAAGTAAGGTCCGCTATGGCGCTTGTCAATCTTGGCAACCTAAGTCCGCCTTGTATAGTAAATCGAAATATCGCACATTGGATTTGTCACTTTCATCGAATTTTTTTATGATGCACACCACTTGAAGTGGTGATTTGCTGCTTACCTACATCTGATTATTCTGAATGAAATCACAACTAAGTTCCAAACTTTTTAACAAtctaattccaatatttaataATCTATCTTTTTAACAATCATTTATTACACAATGTGCTTTGAAACAGTGTAAATCTTGCACATACGTTAAATGTGTCTCAAATGATGTATAAGAGCATGTAAGGTGATTGCTAAGAATGTACAGCTTACATGATACAAATGGAATTAATGAAATAGAAAAATCGAACCAGGTATGTGCAACTGTACGTGTATTCCAGGGGGCTGTTTTCTTGAGTGTATAATATTTGGGcttaggcgccgtccacaaattacgtaacgatCTAGTGGGAGGAGGAGTAAGCTCAAGCTTTTTGgcttatacaaaaatttaaaattgttacatacaaaaagtgttccgGAGGGTAGAGGGgtccaaaaatttcaattttgacgTTACGTAACAAATGGACGCGACTTATTCTATGATTGGCGTGAGGTAAGAATTTTCGGTTTCGTATAGAGAAGTATTGTCACTCGACTTTCATAGCGACTGTTTAAACAACTTACGTAAAAGTAATTAGTCCGACCTTCTTCTTCAGTTCTTTCTTGTTCGATTTCATGTGCAGCGGATTCCGATTGCTTTGTGGTGGAAAacgttctgaaaaaaaaaaaactttatgtaAAGCCATTCATTgttcaaaacataaatttaaaCACACTTGCGCTTGCGAGAAGTGTCCGGTAGGAACGATAAGTCCTCCGCAAACTCCCACTCCAAACAACTGCTTGATGGGCCTGGAAGTGGCTCTCCCCCTTCGCTACCGGATTTCTTCTGGACAATTTTCTTCCTGTACCGATGGCTCTCGCGAAGTGAGATCCACGTCGTTTTGCACATGTCGcctgttaaaaataatggatATCAGTTACTATTTATCTTCAAACCCTGGTGATTGCCTGCATGGGCAAAGACAGGGGCCGAACCCCCATGACGgacagaaaaataaatcagaatCCACTAGTTTGCTACGATAGAGTTAAGGTGGTTAAGGgttcattaataatttacaTAACGCCGAAATGGTCAcgcccttcagcgttatgaaatttgtgaatgagcccttttttttctcgtttcgaATGCGCCACTTCCTTttacatttcaaatttatttagatAATGTCTCACAACATTCCAAAGTATTTACCAACAACTGAGATATATCCTTAGAGTTCTCTATAATGCTTGATTTATTCTCGTTAATCTTCTatacaaagacaaattaaagaccaccatgtcccttgcagttgcccaaaattttatggctcgtaaggtaatctagaatgccgtgaaaagtgtactgtgatctgtcaaacttgtgtaccttttgcactaccgagggaccaaatgcagtactagaagtggtacccaatctgagcccgagtgcgacggacctgttctatatttaagttattttcAGACATTCTCTCAAAATTGTTAAGTATCAacacttgaaaaataatcttgcaATTTCAAATGTCATCTTAaagttatttgtatttttcatatacagtcatccctccatgagtcgatgttccattacttgatatcgactcatggaaccatactaaaaacataaaatcatggttactatgatggtcccttcaaacagctttccaaagaatagctgttccatgactcgatatttccatgagtcgttGGTCCCTTctatatcgactcatggaggtttgactgtattcaGAAACAATCTAGGAATTTCGTTAACCGTCAATATTCCAAATTCATTCAgacattctccaagaattccaataTATTTACCAATAATTCAGAAGTAatctttttataatattttaagaatttctggtTATCCTTCAACATTCCAAATGAATTCAGACATTCTTTAAGAACTCCCAACATATTCAATAACAATGGGTTACTTGCTTTGCTcttgcccacagttgatcagcaggagtttttttgttcatttttttttttgtatggggaatggtatctaacttcaaatatcttgtTAGTGAAAGATTTAAtcgaaacaaaatatttggtaggtgttatagaatgaaacattgctgacaaaaattcaaagtaGATTTTCTGCAACTAGTGCaactgagtgccttaaaaattAGGAATTAGGAAATTAGAAGACCCTTGCCTGAAAAAATGCCACAAAACGAAATCAAAAAgtaaccaagaaaacaaaacaaaacctaATAGGAGACAGGAGATAAAAGTACAGGACAGGAGatacatttttttagaatttctcatgacattacgacaaatGTTACTGTATGTTctttaatttttgaagattgggtttttttgagaaacttttttttactcggatgaaatgctggacaaattcttagaaaacaataaggaattttggatttttcgaggaaacgtggatgaattcttgaaggataaagcgaaaaaaatcttgcggggtttcttgaaaaaaaaaacaaacctttGTAGATTTCCTCGATAATAGACTATTCAAGTTagtttgtttgatatttttaaaggtaGGAAAAATGGTTTttcctacatcaatatgttcacaatATAGTATCATGACACTttggagttcatacaaaatattatctaagttttttttattttattttactttcagtaaaacttccatgcgtTTTAAcacctatattttttttattataaaagacgatattgaattttacgacaggaatgtagcaaatttttccgaattaaatgtcagctgcaattattaaaaacattacctacaaagttctttcaatccttttttgtatgtgtttctctagaaatctgatatggagtgattcgtaaagtaatttgtaaagcaattccTAGAAGTATTGAGATATTCAGGGCAAGATTcagggagtagtttttgaaccaaaatatggagagtggataaatttttaaatgttatttatgaaagaatcttgagattaccaataataaaatggaatgatttctaGAATctgaaataatacttgatggaatttctggagaattcttttgagaagttcaagaatgaattgcaaaatcttagtaaatcgatgaaaattttcttcaaaaaaattcttttgaGAATTGCTAGTATTTTGTTTACgagaatcttagggaaacaataattGAATTCTCTAAGACATCcttgaacaaattactcgggaaatctttgagtattttcgtttttgagtttttgagtttttgaaagaacagttcaACGGTTTCCGCTaggaactttaaaaaaaatgttagatttttttaaacattagtTAAGCAAAgctaagaaaataaaacaaaaattccgagGATGTTTTAAAGGAATAGAGGATGTTGCTCCTTGATTTtggagaaatataaaaaatgcagGTAGATCTGCGTTGATGatagattggcttttcagttCTGATAAAATCAAAAGACTGTTATTtcattttgtccaacgtttcggtccgtttgggaccttcttCAGAGACTCAATTTTAGCTGTTCTTCCTTTCAGATAGATATGCGGAGAACTACTTTGAGAAATCATGAGAAtaacaatttcccaattgaattctttcTAATTGCTCATAacatttttgtggaatattactAGGAATATTTAGAGTAACACCTGTACCGTCTACATTTAAAAACTTTCCAAACATTTTCTATGAATACCAAGGTAGTGTGCATGAGCGTgtttgctactccgttattgcaaaaacAGCTGTACTGTACTGTAACTGTGGTAGCTAGAGTTGATGTAGACTCTACATCTAAATATTGAAGCGATTAGCCGTGCTTTTTTGTAGTGGGAGACTTTCCGTCTCAGAAGTAGTGTCACCAGATTGTTTAATCCggtgtttatttttttgataagtgTCACGACAATGGTGCAACTCAGGATCAgaagcatcttcaatgtgtaagtactggtgctatCTTTACTATAACGAACAATAACGGCTCCGGCCGAATGCAGGTCAAATTGGGAAAGGGATAGaacgataccgatagtgcggttactaagCGAACCGGAAacgatccggattccgtcgcgcGCCGTCGAGCAtccaacagattcaacggatcaaacactactctctcTAAGAATACCAAGGTAGTATTGTAAAATAACTTAGAAATAATCTTATAGTGCTCTGTGATCCTCAATaagtaaagatttttttttaaatttcttattgtccttcaacattcacaatatttccagaaattcaCTCAGATTTCCTAAACATTTGCCAACAATtgaggttcaaaaatattctaggAGTTTCTCGTTGTTTTTCAACattcaaaaaatggtttaaacACTCTCTCAGAATATACCAAACAATCCAAAAACAATCTCATAGTACACTGTGGACctcaatttattcagaaataatctaaATTACTCGTTATCCGTCATAATATCCAATATGTCTCAGAAAACTCTTAGACTACCAAAGCTTCCaccaacaattcaaaaataatctgtGAGATCTCTTTTACCTTAAttagtttatattttgcttCAACATTCCTAATTTGTCCAGATATCAAAATCCCAAATTATTCATCAACAAGGGAAAAATATcctaaagttatttttttaaaggtgCTAAAAATCGTTGCTCACATATTGTTTGCCTACGAatcgttttgttttgtttaattttctatcaaatatcAAGCAGTACTTCTTACAATTTATTTGATAATATTGAAAAGGAAAACTAGCCTACATGATTTCGAAGCCATTTAgattaaacaattattttgcttaaaatttttgcaCATTTGCAAAAACATTACATAGTGGtacatcagtacccatagtggagggtctccaagaaatcaatggtttgcgccactgtgttcattcacatatttcaacgcagaaaatggacatttttggcacccacccacccgaggtctacaaattttgtatgagccgtatcatcaagaaaacacccacccacccactAAAGCGTTATGAAGTTTGTGTATAAGCCTACTAAAGGAATAATTCTTTAAACCAACCttcactaaaggaacagtgtttctattattggtgcaaggctatTTGCTGGGAAATTTAAAGTGAATCGTGGTTTTTATACATTATCATTCAAGAAGATTTGAAGTCTATCTACtgataaattgaaaatacatatttcatgattttatcaccAGGTTTCAACAGTTTTCCTTTAgttgcaccactaatggtacatttgccctatAAAACTCGTGCATTGCCTTTTTAAAGCAATTAGTTCGATAGAAAACATTgaagagtttctgaaaaaaaaaacttcgaagaatGCAAAGCACCTGGAGGCAGGGCTGGTAACAGTTCTCTTTTTAGATtctctatttcaatgcaagtctctaaaatgtCCCTATTTGTAATGGAAAGCGTCTAAATTCTccttttcaaccaaaatggagAATCTCTGTAGAAACTTGCAAATGTATACCTAGATAAATTCCTTGTTGAAATCTTTAAATATTTATCACctctggactatcgcagaagtttttgcaAATGCGGAAATGCTAATGAAAGTGCGCGATTGCGGCAAATAGCGTCGGTGTTTTCAGTGGGGTTATTCCTCACAGTCCAacgaataagt
Proteins encoded in this region:
- the LOC110681438 gene encoding uncharacterized protein LOC110681438; the protein is MCKTTWISLRESHRYRKKIVQKKSGSEGGEPLPGPSSSCLEWEFAEDLSFLPDTSRKRKTFSTTKQSESAAHEIEQERTEEEGRTNYFYQSPRSENKKPSKEDDSLSVLASNITSLIDYSKTLEDSPLVFQTALANIDRMLQRLSPDVAEDAIYEMTTLLYRKIKEQQQL